In a single window of the Ignavibacteria bacterium genome:
- a CDS encoding EamA family transporter produces MWWLYALLSALFAALTTIFGKIGVKDIDSNLATAIRTVVVLILAWTIVLFRSSMQDVTSIPRRSFLFLVISGLCTGASWLFYYRALQEGNASSVAAIDKTSLPMIFILSAIVLSEPLTLKTALAGILIAAGTFVLLL; encoded by the coding sequence ATGTGGTGGCTATACGCGCTTTTATCGGCTTTGTTTGCGGCACTTACAACTATATTCGGGAAAATCGGAGTTAAAGACATAGATTCTAATCTCGCTACGGCAATTCGTACCGTGGTCGTTCTTATACTGGCATGGACAATCGTTCTCTTCCGCAGCTCCATGCAGGATGTGACTTCTATCCCGCGCAGGTCTTTCCTGTTTCTTGTCATCTCAGGGCTCTGCACAGGTGCCTCGTGGCTCTTTTACTACAGGGCGCTCCAGGAAGGAAATGCCTCTTCGGTTGCGGCAATAGACAAAACCTCGCTTCCCATGATCTTTATCCTTTCCGCAATTGTTTTAAGCGAACCTCTGACACTGAAAACCGCCCTTGCGGGAATACTCATTGCTGCCGGCACATTCGTACTCTTGTTATAG